One window from the genome of Paenibacillus azoreducens encodes:
- a CDS encoding SMI1/KNR4 family protein, whose translation MQDELLAKLDRWHEEDQFDEIVEAITEIPDEDRDYVLVSHLGRALNNLERYEEAVEQFLTVAEEGKDDPLWHYRIGTSYYYLDQYDDARREFEIVNQLDPEDEDALEFLEWIESKTAQDSIEESEEHEESSAEPNAESNAESNTEKNAKVDAGPRPEINVDSDFVNFWDDSEEAFEKYILNPATDEQIAAVEERLVFRLPAFYIHMMKLHNGGIPQNRCFPLKETVSGGKDHITISGILGIGREKKHSLCGESGSWPTIENGGYPEFGVMFCDTPSESGIVMLDYRPSGNDGEPEVVYVDKENNYKVTKLADNFEAFIRGLVHENSYGAGE comes from the coding sequence ATGCAGGATGAACTTTTGGCAAAGCTGGACCGGTGGCATGAAGAGGATCAATTCGATGAAATCGTGGAAGCAATCACAGAGATTCCCGATGAGGACAGAGATTATGTGCTGGTCAGCCATTTAGGCAGGGCGTTAAATAATCTCGAACGTTACGAAGAGGCGGTGGAACAGTTTTTAACCGTTGCGGAAGAGGGCAAGGATGACCCGCTTTGGCATTACCGCATAGGCACATCGTACTATTATTTGGATCAATATGACGATGCCCGGAGAGAGTTTGAAATCGTAAATCAATTAGACCCTGAAGATGAGGATGCCTTGGAATTCCTGGAATGGATTGAGAGCAAAACCGCTCAAGATTCAATTGAAGAGTCCGAGGAGCATGAGGAGTCCAGTGCGGAGCCGAATGCTGAATCGAACGCCGAGTCTAATACTGAAAAGAACGCTAAGGTGGATGCAGGACCAAGACCCGAGATAAACGTCGATTCCGATTTCGTGAACTTTTGGGATGACAGCGAAGAGGCGTTTGAAAAATATATTTTGAATCCGGCTACGGATGAGCAGATTGCTGCCGTGGAAGAACGGCTCGTCTTCAGGCTGCCTGCTTTTTATATTCATATGATGAAATTACATAATGGCGGAATTCCCCAAAACAGATGTTTTCCTTTGAAGGAGACCGTTTCTGGCGGAAAAGATCATATTACCATCTCAGGTATTTTGGGCATTGGTCGGGAAAAGAAACATTCGCTGTGTGGGGAATCGGGCAGCTGGCCAACCATTGAAAATGGCGGTTATCCGGAATTTGGCGTGATGTTCTGTGATACTCCTTCCGAATCCGGAATCGTTATGTTAGATTATCGTCCATCCGGAAATGACGGCGAACCAGAGGTCGTTTACGTGGATAAAGAAAATAACTACAAGGTCACCAAGCTGGCCGACAATTTCGAGGCTTTTATTCGCGGATTGGTGCATGAGAATTCCTACGGTGCCGGAGAGTAG